A stretch of DNA from Candidatus Zixiibacteriota bacterium:
CGCTTACTGGCAGCAAGACAGGAGAGACGTCTCAGTTGACTCTGATTAGTGACCTGCGTGTTTGGACGTGAAGAGGAGGCGAAGTTGGAAAAGATATACCTAGATCATAACAGCACCACTCCAACTGACTTAAGGGTCATCGACGCGATGCTGCCCTATATGCGTGATGACTGGGGCAACAGCTCGAGCCTGCATCTGTTTGGAAGGGCGGCTCGTGTTGGGCTCGAAGAATCTCGCGACAAGATAGCATTGTACCTGAAATGCCGTCCCGACGAGATCTACTTCACATCAGGCGGCACCGAATCTGACAATCTCGCCGTCAAGGGAATAGCGTATGCTATGCGCGAAAAAGGCAGACATATCATCACGTGCAAGATCGAGCATCAGGCAATCCTTGAAAGCTGCCAATTTCTTGAAACAGAAGGGTTTGATGTGACGTATCTCCCTGTCGATGAGTACGGGATTGTCAATGTCGACGAGCTCAAGAAGGCTATTCGCGATGACACTACGCTTGTTTCCATAATGTTTGTCAACAACGAAGTCGGAACCATTCAGCCGATCAATGACATTGCCGATATCTGTGACGAGCGGGGCGTTTATTTCCATACTGACGCCGTGCAGGCAGTCGGTAGGATTCCGGTCGATCTTTCCGCAACTAATGCAACGCTGATGTCGACTTCGGCTCACAAAATCTATGGTCCGAAGGGGGTAGGTGTATTGTTTATGCGGGCCGGCACAATGATCTCACCATGGCAGACTGGTGGACATCATGAAAGCGGTGTCCGATCCGGTACCGTCAATGTGCCGGGTATTGTGGGATATGCCAAAGCGTTGGAAATAGCTGTCAATGAGATGGACGAGATTCAGACTCGCGTGAGCACGCTCGCTGAGAGTTTTAGGATAAGGATACAGGAAGCGATTCCGGATGCACAATTCAACGGGCATCCGACTCAGAGAGTTAAGAGCACGATTAATTTCTGCTTCAGGGGGGCGGAGGGAGAAGCACTGATATTGAATCTCGATATGAAGGGAATTGGGGCATCGTCGGGGTCGGC
This window harbors:
- a CDS encoding cysteine desulfurase, translating into MEKIYLDHNSTTPTDLRVIDAMLPYMRDDWGNSSSLHLFGRAARVGLEESRDKIALYLKCRPDEIYFTSGGTESDNLAVKGIAYAMREKGRHIITCKIEHQAILESCQFLETEGFDVTYLPVDEYGIVNVDELKKAIRDDTTLVSIMFVNNEVGTIQPINDIADICDERGVYFHTDAVQAVGRIPVDLSATNATLMSTSAHKIYGPKGVGVLFMRAGTMISPWQTGGHHESGVRSGTVNVPGIVGYAKALEIAVNEMDEIQTRVSTLAESFRIRIQEAIPDAQFNGHPTQRVKSTINFCFRGAEGEALILNLDMKGIGASSGSACTSGSTEPSHVLLAMGIPPEIAQSSVRFSFGRGNTSDDVDFTVMAVKEVVQRLRSMSPFYAESKN